The Brachyspira hyodysenteriae ATCC 27164 genome includes a window with the following:
- a CDS encoding ATP-dependent helicase, translating to MDILENVSEVQREGILHTGSPLLLLAGAGSGKTLVITRKIAYLINELEVVPENIMAVTFTNKAAHEMKERVCSLLPDIKPSRLFIRTFHSACLRILKENAHFLGYKSNFLILDEGDKASVIKRIMKEEEVPKSIGQKLITRFISNVKNGMDDGIVFDRDIFENVYKKYTEYEFNENVMDFDDLILNTIKLFEQENKVLNYYRNRFKYILVDEFQDTNPQQYKLIKLLTQDAENDLTVVGDDDQSIYAFRGADVLNILDFEKDYPNTKIVRLEENYRCPKDIVEAALSVIKNNSNRHEKNVFSNKPNEFKIENWICYSDLEEARSVVNEIESLFDNGFEARDIVVLFRTNSQSRAYEKELRLHSINYKIVGGVGFFDRIEIKDSISFLRLMTGFGDNFSVRRTINVPPRGIGEKSFNNFETFANSRKLSLYNAIDYIDESGLSKKAISNIKAYKSIIEEYAVKIKEDIINEDGIHIELLFFEFLKEIDYFSIFKGDGNERVITAEENIKELFRGFYDYKSMEANATLITFLEENTLYRDLNTNDEKEDYVTLMTIHNAKGLEFDVVFMTGMEQGVFPHYFSLEEEKGIDEERRLCYVGITRARRKLYLTYSKKRRVSTGIMEQIPSSFLLEIPKKLMLIKEKANYYSGNYMDIDEDAFDY from the coding sequence ATGGATATACTTGAAAATGTGAGCGAAGTTCAAAGAGAGGGAATACTGCATACCGGAAGTCCGCTTCTTCTTTTGGCTGGTGCAGGAAGCGGTAAGACTTTAGTTATTACCAGAAAAATAGCTTATCTTATTAATGAGTTAGAAGTAGTTCCTGAAAATATAATGGCTGTAACTTTTACAAATAAAGCAGCACATGAAATGAAAGAGAGAGTATGCAGCTTGCTTCCGGATATAAAGCCAAGCAGATTATTTATAAGAACTTTTCACTCTGCATGTTTAAGAATATTGAAAGAGAATGCACATTTTTTGGGATATAAATCTAATTTTCTTATTTTAGATGAAGGAGATAAGGCTTCTGTTATTAAAAGAATAATGAAGGAAGAAGAAGTGCCAAAAAGTATAGGACAGAAACTTATAACAAGATTTATATCCAATGTGAAAAATGGAATGGATGACGGTATAGTTTTCGATAGAGATATTTTTGAAAATGTTTATAAAAAATATACAGAATATGAGTTTAATGAAAATGTGATGGATTTTGATGATTTAATTTTAAATACTATAAAATTATTTGAACAAGAAAATAAGGTTTTAAATTATTATAGAAACAGATTTAAATATATATTAGTAGATGAGTTCCAGGATACTAATCCTCAGCAGTATAAATTAATAAAATTATTAACTCAGGATGCAGAGAATGATTTAACGGTTGTAGGTGATGATGATCAGAGTATATATGCATTCAGAGGGGCAGATGTTTTAAATATCCTTGATTTTGAAAAAGATTATCCTAATACAAAGATAGTTCGTCTTGAAGAGAATTACAGATGTCCAAAGGATATTGTAGAAGCTGCTTTGAGTGTAATAAAAAATAATAGTAATCGTCATGAAAAGAATGTATTTTCTAATAAGCCTAATGAGTTTAAAATAGAAAATTGGATTTGCTATAGTGATTTGGAAGAGGCTAGAAGTGTAGTCAATGAAATAGAATCTTTATTTGATAATGGATTTGAGGCAAGAGATATTGTTGTCTTATTTAGAACTAATAGCCAATCAAGAGCTTATGAAAAAGAGTTGAGGCTTCATTCTATAAATTATAAAATAGTTGGCGGTGTAGGGTTCTTTGATCGTATAGAGATAAAAGATTCAATTTCTTTTTTAAGACTTATGACAGGTTTCGGAGATAATTTTAGCGTAAGACGAACTATAAATGTTCCGCCTAGAGGAATAGGGGAGAAAAGTTTTAATAATTTTGAAACTTTTGCAAATAGCAGAAAATTGAGCCTTTACAATGCTATTGATTATATTGATGAATCAGGACTTTCTAAAAAGGCTATTTCCAATATAAAAGCATACAAAAGTATTATAGAAGAATATGCTGTAAAAATAAAAGAAGACATTATAAATGAAGACGGTATTCATATAGAGTTATTATTTTTCGAGTTTTTAAAAGAGATAGATTATTTTTCAATATTTAAAGGCGATGGTAATGAAAGAGTAATAACAGCAGAAGAGAATATTAAAGAACTTTTCAGAGGTTTTTATGATTATAAATCAATGGAAGCTAATGCTACACTAATAACATTCTTAGAAGAAAATACTTTGTACAGAGATTTAAATACTAATGATGAAAAGGAAGATTATGTAACATTGATGACTATTCATAATGCTAAGGGTTTGGAATTTGATGTGGTATTTATGACAGGAATGGAGCAGGGTGTTTTTCCTCATTATTTCTCACTTGAAGAAGAAAAAGGAATTGATGAAGAGAGAAGGCTTTGCTATGTAGGGATTACAAGGGCAAGAAGAAAACTTTATCTCACATACTCAAAAAAACGAAGGGTAAGTACAGGTATAATGGAGCAGATTCCTTCATCATTCTTATTAGAGATACCTAAAAAATTGATGCTTATCAAAGAAAAAGCTAATTATTATTCTGGTAATTATATGGATATAGATGAAGATGCTTTTGATTATTGA
- a CDS encoding DNA-formamidopyrimidine glycosylase family protein, with protein sequence MKELPNLITLINSIKSEICYSYINKIVAIDKQYKEMEDIEGQKIIDVLRYGGYMHFQFSQDAMLVDLGPNGSFVLTEDDTYENSILKLETDHGNFFVVDDGKDKNEITKIIPIWKDSTTMPQIGYDPLTKQFNYNLFCQLLADNDTTVEKLIKNPLILSGIGNVYGDMILKKASITKKTKTSDVTKVKAREIFDAIKQVLREASGNTEEEDGDSSEEE encoded by the coding sequence ATGAAAGAACTGCCAAATTTAATTACATTAATAAATTCTATTAAAAGCGAAATTTGCTATTCTTATATTAATAAAATAGTAGCTATAGATAAACAATATAAAGAAATGGAAGATATAGAAGGACAGAAAATAATAGATGTTCTCAGATATGGAGGATATATGCATTTTCAGTTTTCTCAAGATGCCATGCTAGTAGATTTGGGACCTAACGGCTCTTTTGTACTTACTGAAGATGATACATACGAAAACAGCATATTAAAATTAGAAACAGATCATGGTAATTTCTTTGTTGTAGATGATGGTAAAGATAAGAATGAAATTACTAAAATAATACCTATTTGGAAAGATTCTACTACAATGCCTCAAATAGGGTATGATCCTTTAACTAAACAATTTAATTATAATTTATTCTGTCAGTTACTAGCAGATAATGATACAACAGTAGAGAAACTTATAAAAAATCCATTGATATTGAGCGGAATAGGTAATGTATATGGCGATATGATATTAAAGAAAGCATCTATTACAAAGAAAACTAAAACATCGGATGTAACCAAAGTAAAAGCAAGAGAAATATTTGATGCAATAAAACAGGTTCTAAGAGAAGCCTCTGGAAATACTGAAGAAGAAGATGGAGATTCATCAGAAGAGGAATAA
- a CDS encoding EFR1 family ferrodoxin (N-terminal region resembles flavodoxins. C-terminal ferrodoxin region binds two 4Fe-4S clusters.) yields the protein MKVDKVYSIYYSATGTTQKIVSYIGENIAKKLNVDFEKYNFTLPKKREGILEFKENDLVICGTPTYAGRIPNVMLPYYKNNIKANGALAIPVVLYGNRNFDDSLIELRNTMQENGFYTIAGAGFIGEHAFSYTLGAGRPDDKDMAIAAEFVDKVVEKIKNMTDIPKEPIKVRGNDPIRPYYMPKDKNEHAIDILKVKPKVDTSKCTNCKTCAHVCPLASIDFDDITKYVGKCIKCGACIKKCPEHCRYYDDEGFLYHQHDLEDEFKRRAEPELFY from the coding sequence ATGAAAGTTGATAAAGTCTATTCAATATATTATAGTGCCACAGGTACTACACAGAAGATAGTTTCTTATATAGGCGAAAATATAGCAAAGAAACTTAATGTTGACTTTGAAAAATATAATTTTACTTTGCCAAAGAAAAGAGAAGGAATATTGGAGTTTAAAGAAAATGATTTAGTAATATGCGGAACTCCTACATATGCCGGAAGAATACCTAATGTAATGCTTCCATACTACAAGAATAATATTAAAGCTAATGGAGCTTTAGCAATACCGGTTGTACTTTATGGAAATAGAAATTTTGATGATTCTTTGATAGAACTTAGAAATACTATGCAGGAAAATGGTTTTTACACTATAGCCGGTGCTGGATTTATAGGAGAGCATGCTTTTTCTTATACTCTTGGAGCTGGAAGACCTGATGATAAAGATATGGCAATTGCCGCTGAATTCGTTGATAAAGTTGTTGAAAAAATCAAAAATATGACTGATATTCCTAAAGAACCTATTAAAGTTAGAGGAAATGATCCTATACGCCCTTATTATATGCCTAAAGACAAGAATGAACATGCTATAGATATATTAAAAGTTAAGCCTAAAGTAGATACTTCAAAATGTACTAATTGTAAGACCTGTGCACATGTATGTCCTCTAGCTTCTATTGACTTTGATGATATAACTAAATATGTAGGTAAATGTATTAAATGCGGTGCTTGTATTAAGAAATGCCCTGAGCATTGCAGATATTATGATGATGAAGGTTTCTTATACCATCAGCATGACTTAGAAGATGAGTTCAAAAGAAGAGCTGAGCCTGAATTATTCTATTGA
- a CDS encoding peptide ABC transporter substrate-binding protein, protein MKKILIMILSVIMMLLFISCGGKKNEEGAIYINVGPEPKTIDPALNSTVDANIYIQHVFEGLATRDKDNKIVPGVAERWDISEDGLTYTFHIRDNAKWSDGEKITAEDFVYAWQRVVDPVTASEYAYQFEPVLNAMDINSGKKPVSELGIKAIDEKTLEVKLNTPTAYFLELVAFYTFYPVRKDMIEENGDNWTLSPDTYIGNGPFIMTERRTDDRIVVVKNTNYWNVNNIVPKKLVFILMQNGTAAVAGIKEGSLHFANNPPLQDIENLKSEGLMHISPYLGTYYYCLNITNEILKDARVRKALTLAIDRNYLVEQVTRAGQLPASAWVPSGVNDVEGADGDFRKVGGDYYSIKPEDHQKNLEEAKQLLADAGYPNGENFPVIEFKSNSGEHIQIFEAVQQMWKEGLGIDSTIAQEEWATFQTTRQEKNYVIARHGWIADYNDPMSFLGVFLSYSIQNNGGYSNKAYDDKLKLAMSTIDQDIRMKAMHEAEDILMEDMGLIPLYFYTDPIMISKKLSDVIFDPLGAHKFYYAKLAE, encoded by the coding sequence ATGAAAAAGATTCTAATTATGATTTTATCTGTAATCATGATGCTATTATTTATATCATGCGGCGGAAAGAAAAATGAAGAAGGAGCTATATATATTAATGTAGGACCTGAGCCTAAAACTATAGATCCTGCTTTAAATTCTACTGTAGATGCTAATATCTATATTCAGCATGTTTTTGAGGGGCTTGCTACAAGAGACAAGGATAATAAAATAGTACCGGGCGTTGCTGAAAGATGGGATATAAGCGAAGACGGACTTACTTATACATTCCATATAAGAGATAATGCTAAATGGTCTGATGGAGAAAAGATTACAGCAGAGGATTTTGTTTATGCTTGGCAGAGGGTAGTTGATCCTGTTACTGCAAGCGAATATGCTTATCAGTTTGAACCTGTATTAAATGCTATGGACATTAATTCTGGTAAGAAGCCGGTTTCTGAATTAGGTATTAAAGCTATAGATGAAAAAACTTTGGAAGTAAAATTGAATACCCCTACAGCTTATTTTTTGGAGCTAGTGGCTTTTTATACATTCTACCCTGTTAGAAAAGATATGATAGAAGAAAATGGAGATAATTGGACACTTTCTCCTGATACTTATATAGGAAACGGACCTTTTATAATGACAGAGAGAAGAACAGATGACAGAATAGTAGTTGTAAAAAATACTAATTATTGGAATGTTAATAATATAGTTCCTAAAAAATTGGTATTTATACTTATGCAAAATGGTACAGCTGCTGTTGCCGGAATAAAAGAAGGTTCTTTACATTTTGCTAATAATCCTCCGCTTCAGGATATTGAAAATTTAAAAAGCGAAGGTTTAATGCATATTTCTCCTTACTTGGGTACATATTATTATTGTTTGAATATCACTAATGAAATATTAAAAGATGCTAGAGTTCGTAAGGCTTTAACTTTAGCTATAGATAGAAATTATCTAGTAGAACAAGTAACAAGAGCCGGACAACTTCCTGCAAGTGCTTGGGTTCCTAGCGGAGTAAATGATGTTGAAGGAGCTGATGGAGATTTCAGAAAGGTAGGCGGTGATTATTACAGTATAAAACCTGAAGATCATCAAAAGAATTTAGAAGAGGCAAAACAACTTCTAGCAGATGCCGGTTATCCTAATGGTGAAAATTTCCCTGTTATAGAGTTCAAATCAAATTCAGGAGAGCATATACAAATCTTTGAAGCAGTTCAGCAGATGTGGAAAGAGGGTCTTGGTATAGACTCTACTATAGCTCAGGAAGAATGGGCTACTTTCCAAACTACAAGACAGGAAAAAAACTATGTTATAGCACGTCATGGCTGGATAGCTGATTATAATGACCCTATGAGTTTCTTGGGTGTATTTTTAAGCTATAGTATACAAAATAACGGCGGTTATTCTAATAAGGCCTATGATGATAAATTGAAGCTTGCTATGTCTACAATAGATCAAGATATAAGAATGAAAGCTATGCATGAGGCAGAAGATATACTTATGGAAGATATGGGATTAATACCTCTTTATTTCTATACTGACCCTATTATGATTAGTAAAAAGTTATCTGATGTTATTTTTGATCCTCTTGGAGCCCATAAATTCTATTATGCGAAATTAGCTGAATAA
- a CDS encoding adenylosuccinate synthase yields the protein MASVIIVGTQWGDEGKGKIVDYLAENCEYVVRSQGGSNAGHTVVVDNIKYKLRLLPSGILHKDKVCVIGNGVVIEPKVFLSEIDSLIEKKVNISNLKISDRAHVLMPYHKILDELQEEDLGENKLGTTKNGIGPCYMDKSSRLGIRIVDLMNKETFAKKLKFNVELKNKLLKKLYNHDGVNYDELLKEYLEYAEKLRPFVADTTTILNKAIKEKKNILFEGAQATMLDLDHGTYPFVTSSYPAAGGACTGSGVGPRKIDNVIGVVKAYATRVGEGPFPSELFDDVGQFIRDKGGEYGTVTGRARRCGWLDACVVKYASYVNGLDSIAITRLDILDELDKLKICVAYKYNGEILEGYPADLDILSKVEPVYEEFEGWKTSTRDIREYDKLPENAKKYLKRLSEVIETDISIVSVGAGRDETIIIKNIF from the coding sequence ATGGCTTCAGTAATTATTGTAGGCACTCAATGGGGTGATGAGGGTAAGGGAAAAATAGTTGATTATCTTGCTGAAAATTGCGAATATGTTGTTCGTTCTCAAGGCGGAAGTAATGCCGGTCATACCGTTGTTGTGGATAATATTAAATATAAATTAAGACTTTTACCTTCCGGTATACTTCATAAAGATAAAGTTTGTGTAATTGGTAATGGTGTGGTTATAGAGCCTAAAGTTTTTTTAAGTGAAATTGATTCTTTAATAGAGAAAAAAGTTAATATATCAAATCTTAAAATATCAGACAGAGCTCATGTTCTTATGCCTTATCATAAAATTTTAGATGAGCTTCAGGAAGAGGATCTCGGAGAAAATAAACTCGGCACTACTAAAAACGGTATAGGTCCTTGCTATATGGATAAATCAAGCCGTTTGGGTATAAGAATAGTTGATCTTATGAATAAAGAAACATTCGCTAAAAAATTAAAGTTTAATGTAGAGTTAAAAAATAAATTACTTAAAAAACTTTATAATCATGATGGCGTTAATTATGATGAGTTATTAAAAGAGTATTTAGAATATGCTGAAAAGTTAAGACCTTTTGTTGCTGACACTACTACTATATTAAATAAGGCTATAAAAGAAAAGAAAAATATATTATTTGAAGGTGCTCAGGCTACTATGCTTGATTTAGATCATGGTACTTATCCTTTTGTAACATCATCTTATCCTGCTGCAGGCGGAGCTTGTACAGGTTCAGGAGTTGGCCCTAGAAAAATCGATAATGTTATAGGAGTTGTTAAGGCTTATGCTACAAGAGTTGGAGAAGGTCCTTTCCCTTCAGAGCTTTTTGATGATGTAGGACAGTTTATAAGAGATAAAGGCGGCGAATACGGTACTGTTACAGGAAGGGCTAGAAGATGCGGCTGGCTTGATGCTTGCGTTGTTAAATATGCTTCTTATGTTAATGGACTTGATTCCATTGCCATAACTAGACTTGATATATTAGATGAATTAGATAAATTAAAAATATGCGTTGCCTATAAATATAATGGTGAAATATTGGAAGGATATCCTGCAGATTTAGATATACTTTCAAAAGTTGAACCTGTTTATGAAGAGTTTGAAGGATGGAAAACAAGCACAAGAGATATTAGAGAATATGATAAACTTCCAGAAAATGCTAAAAAATATCTTAAGAGATTAAGCGAAGTTATTGAAACAGATATATCTATTGTTTCAGTAGGTGCTGGAAGAGATGAAACTATAATAATTAAGAATATTTTTTAA
- a CDS encoding tetratricopeptide repeat protein, which produces MTEELRIKVQKLINEEHFEEAIKLCDEAIEKNDKDKYSYFIKANCYFKLENYNASIENLNKLIDMDKNNIYACFNRGLSKLKLEKYKEAIKDFNKVIELNPNYDKAYFCRGFSKAILKKYKESIEDFDKVIEINKDYKNAYFLRGICKIYLNNENAIEDFRNFFKINKNYNIYIITILQKFDEYDNIEILFKFIVDINNNELWKNEPITNLISRFDESKNFDDKLKENIKYILLYEYFLLKILTFDTDYSEKENNNIKISHYTSLDILLLLLNVKGSTKESGNIRINNITTANDPKEGKILERILNKNNIDIKIENDEKALTLQTSYSRNKDSLTMFRLYGKKENKEATGICLVLDNKYFNNTYTSPYSYEFKLKIENNKIEMDEKINKEKLQENKRNLYWVLYYNEKENQLIYNKEKSKYASNIIDLNDLNSPNYKVELKEDDKKEDMIKYAFAKIFDYTKEIKKQIEENEIYKNIKNQLYSYLFENIKYIIKHEAFFEEQELRMLVTNDYKSDEILIDNDNKKLYIDYIKLFDEKSNYIKEIIIGSKVENNEAVAEYIRKVLHSKNTEMNKLDDIKVSISEAPLR; this is translated from the coding sequence ATGACTGAAGAATTAAGAATAAAAGTACAAAAACTAATAAACGAAGAACATTTTGAAGAAGCAATAAAACTATGCGATGAAGCCATTGAAAAAAATGATAAAGATAAGTATTCATATTTTATAAAAGCAAACTGCTATTTTAAATTAGAAAATTATAATGCATCAATAGAAAATTTAAATAAACTAATAGATATGGATAAGAATAATATATATGCTTGTTTTAATAGAGGACTTTCAAAATTAAAATTAGAAAAATATAAAGAAGCTATAAAAGATTTTAATAAAGTTATAGAATTAAATCCAAATTATGATAAAGCATATTTTTGTAGAGGATTTTCAAAAGCAATATTAAAAAAATATAAAGAATCTATAGAGGATTTTGATAAAGTTATAGAGATAAATAAAGATTATAAAAATGCATATTTTTTAAGAGGTATTTGCAAAATTTATTTAAATAATGAAAATGCTATAGAAGATTTTAGAAATTTCTTTAAAATTAATAAGAACTATAATATATACATAATTACCATATTACAGAAGTTTGATGAGTATGATAATATTGAAATATTATTTAAATTTATAGTTGATATAAACAATAATGAATTATGGAAAAATGAACCAATAACAAATTTAATTTCTCGCTTTGATGAGAGTAAAAATTTTGATGATAAGCTTAAAGAAAATATAAAATATATTTTATTATATGAATATTTTTTACTTAAAATTTTAACTTTTGATACGGATTATTCTGAAAAAGAAAATAATAATATAAAAATATCTCATTATACATCTTTAGATATTCTGCTATTATTATTAAATGTTAAAGGAAGTACAAAAGAAAGCGGAAATATAAGAATAAATAATATAACAACTGCTAATGATCCTAAAGAAGGAAAGATTTTAGAAAGAATTTTAAATAAAAATAATATAGATATAAAAATAGAAAATGATGAAAAAGCTTTAACATTACAAACATCATATTCAAGGAATAAAGATTCTCTTACGATGTTTAGGCTTTATGGTAAAAAAGAAAATAAAGAAGCTACAGGGATATGTTTAGTTTTAGATAATAAATATTTTAATAATACATATACTTCACCTTATTCTTATGAATTCAAATTAAAAATAGAAAATAATAAAATTGAAATGGATGAAAAAATTAATAAAGAAAAATTACAAGAAAATAAAAGAAATTTATATTGGGTGCTTTATTATAACGAGAAAGAAAATCAGCTCATTTACAATAAAGAAAAATCTAAATATGCAAGCAATATTATTGATTTAAATGATTTGAATAGTCCTAATTATAAAGTAGAGTTAAAAGAAGATGATAAAAAAGAAGATATGATTAAATATGCATTTGCAAAAATATTTGATTATACAAAAGAGATAAAAAAACAAATAGAAGAAAATGAAATTTATAAAAATATTAAAAATCAATTATACAGCTATTTATTTGAAAATATAAAATACATAATAAAGCATGAAGCATTCTTTGAAGAACAGGAACTTAGAATGCTTGTAACAAATGATTATAAATCAGATGAGATATTAATTGATAATGATAATAAAAAACTTTATATTGATTATATAAAACTTTTTGATGAAAAGAGCAATTATATAAAAGAAATAATAATAGGCTCTAAAGTAGAAAACAATGAGGCAGTTGCAGAGTATATAAGAAAGGTACTTCACTCAAAAAATACAGAGATGAATAAATTAGATGATATAAAGGTTAGTATATCGGAAGCACCTTTAAGATAA
- a CDS encoding methyl-accepting chemotaxis protein produces the protein MKKINSLAFRMPFVICIMVVVIIIAMLISSIRIGSKGISDSKLGGFNSTIAGYASVLDTWFGLESSLVNTYAVTPVVVRYLEGYPDTSLELLINTIKNFKNSNPYIINMGLTDMNGNIIADSVSSALVGRNLKDYIPNTWSKVSANSEEIVYGDILMQSEVTGKWAMPAIKIVKDSNNQNAGYIYVLFDWSILHQTHFSNIDLGETGGLFITSENLYNIMDSKYENIANMKINPIYKQAFTGAGSGIITYDVNGEQRTAAYYKMKSRPWIIALAMMDYEIFAQNTKLIIATIIIGIISIVALAIFVSIFIGTITKPLEIVVEEAQEIERGDLSNIKQRIKPRKDEIGVLSKSFVSMRKKLAETITEVNTASNNIVKAAQELSQGNTDLSRRTESQAASLEETASSMEEMASTIKSSTDHAVAGNNMMVASREAVENAGKIIAETTTNIEEVYEASTKIKNITKIIEDIAFQTNILALNAAVEAARAGDQGKGFAVVASEVRNLAQTTQSSVKDITALVDNTNEKINKATETARQSQDIFIDIQQKIEDTARIMQDISATAMEQQTGVDQVNRAVAEMDTVTQHNASLVQESANTSESLLAQAHVLKDTVSFFKLNADDVKKVNMQKIKKETKENDSIQKQETKTENIKKQNVDKQESIKKESPKKETIKKENASNESSKKELKVPPSVERARAMESQKQDNSTVRNDEFGVTYSSTSTGMTDDGFASF, from the coding sequence ATGAAGAAAATAAATAGCTTAGCATTTAGAATGCCTTTCGTTATATGTATAATGGTTGTTGTTATAATAATAGCAATGCTAATATCTTCTATAAGAATAGGAAGCAAAGGCATAAGCGACAGTAAACTTGGAGGATTCAATAGTACTATAGCAGGATATGCTTCTGTTTTAGATACTTGGTTTGGACTTGAAAGCTCTTTAGTAAATACTTATGCTGTAACACCTGTAGTTGTTAGATACTTGGAAGGTTATCCAGATACTTCATTAGAATTATTAATAAACACTATAAAGAATTTCAAAAACAGTAACCCTTATATAATTAATATGGGACTTACAGATATGAATGGAAATATAATTGCAGATTCTGTATCATCTGCACTCGTAGGCAGAAATTTAAAAGACTATATTCCTAATACTTGGTCAAAAGTATCAGCAAATAGCGAAGAAATTGTATACGGCGATATTTTAATGCAGTCTGAAGTTACAGGTAAATGGGCTATGCCTGCCATAAAAATTGTTAAAGACAGTAATAATCAAAATGCCGGATATATATATGTTCTTTTTGATTGGTCAATACTTCATCAAACACATTTTTCTAATATAGATTTAGGAGAAACAGGCGGACTCTTCATAACCAGCGAAAACCTTTATAATATAATGGATTCAAAATATGAAAATATAGCTAATATGAAGATTAATCCTATATATAAGCAGGCATTCACTGGTGCCGGAAGCGGTATAATTACTTATGATGTAAACGGTGAACAAAGAACAGCTGCTTATTATAAAATGAAAAGCAGACCTTGGATAATAGCACTCGCTATGATGGATTATGAAATATTTGCTCAGAATACAAAATTAATAATAGCAACTATAATAATCGGAATTATATCAATAGTAGCACTTGCAATATTTGTAAGTATATTTATTGGAACTATAACTAAGCCTCTTGAAATAGTAGTTGAAGAAGCTCAGGAAATAGAGAGAGGTGATTTAAGTAATATTAAGCAGCGTATAAAACCTAGAAAAGATGAGATAGGAGTTTTATCAAAATCTTTTGTCAGCATGAGAAAAAAACTTGCTGAAACTATTACAGAGGTTAATACCGCTTCTAATAATATAGTAAAAGCTGCTCAGGAATTATCTCAGGGAAATACCGATTTATCAAGAAGAACTGAGTCTCAGGCAGCAAGTCTTGAAGAAACTGCAAGTTCTATGGAAGAGATGGCTTCTACAATTAAATCTTCTACAGATCATGCTGTTGCCGGAAATAATATGATGGTTGCTTCAAGAGAGGCTGTTGAAAATGCTGGTAAAATTATTGCTGAAACTACTACCAATATAGAAGAAGTATATGAGGCTAGTACAAAAATTAAAAACATTACTAAAATTATTGAAGATATAGCATTTCAAACTAATATACTTGCTTTGAATGCCGCAGTAGAGGCAGCAAGAGCTGGGGATCAAGGTAAGGGTTTCGCTGTTGTTGCTTCTGAAGTTAGAAACCTGGCTCAAACTACTCAGTCATCTGTTAAAGACATTACTGCTTTAGTTGATAACACAAATGAAAAAATTAATAAAGCTACTGAAACAGCCCGTCAGTCTCAGGATATATTTATAGATATTCAGCAAAAAATAGAAGATACTGCTAGAATAATGCAGGATATTAGTGCTACTGCTATGGAACAGCAAACAGGAGTAGATCAGGTTAATAGAGCTGTTGCTGAAATGGATACTGTAACTCAGCATAATGCTTCTTTAGTACAGGAAAGTGCTAATACATCTGAATCATTACTTGCTCAGGCACATGTTCTTAAAGATACTGTAAGCTTCTTTAAATTAAATGCTGATGATGTAAAAAAAGTTAATATGCAAAAAATAAAAAAAGAAACTAAAGAAAATGATAGTATTCAAAAACAAGAAACAAAAACTGAAAACATAAAAAAACAAAATGTTGATAAACAAGAGAGCATTAAAAAAGAAAGTCCTAAAAAGGAAACTATTAAAAAAGAAAATGCATCAAATGAAAGCAGTAAAAAAGAATTAAAAGTTCCTCCTTCTGTAGAAAGAGCTAGAGCTATGGAATCTCAAAAACAAGATAACTCTACAGTAAGAAATGATGAATTTGGTGTTACATATTCTTCTACTTCTACAGGTATGACAGATGATGGTTTTGCTTCATTCTAA